Proteins from one Bacteroides mediterraneensis genomic window:
- a CDS encoding flavodoxin yields the protein MKKLFYILLAAGLFFGFTSCEDDKPVTDQPQTETPENGGEDDENGNNDPENPNPVEGDILVVYYSFTNNTHTIVTDLLTQIDADVVRVEPAEKGLDYAANNYAIGSALIAAIRENPNDASSYPAIDPVDVELENYATVIVAAPLWWSNMAAPLQTFLFNHGSEMAGKNIGLIVSSASSGISGVEADAKRLIPEGNFLTPSLWIRSSQTSNCHAMTAEWLKNTGLIE from the coding sequence ATGAAGAAGTTATTTTATATTCTGCTGGCAGCAGGGCTATTTTTCGGGTTTACATCTTGTGAAGATGATAAGCCTGTAACCGACCAGCCTCAGACTGAAACCCCTGAAAATGGAGGAGAAGATGATGAAAACGGGAATAATGATCCCGAGAATCCCAATCCTGTAGAGGGAGACATCCTTGTCGTTTATTACAGCTTCACGAACAACACGCACACGATTGTGACGGATCTGCTGACACAAATAGATGCAGATGTTGTCCGCGTGGAACCGGCAGAGAAAGGATTGGATTACGCTGCGAACAATTATGCCATAGGCAGTGCCCTGATTGCCGCCATCCGTGAAAATCCGAATGACGCCTCTTCCTATCCGGCTATCGATCCAGTGGACGTTGAACTTGAGAACTACGCTACGGTGATTGTAGCGGCACCCCTCTGGTGGAGCAATATGGCGGCTCCGTTGCAGACCTTCCTGTTCAACCACGGAAGCGAGATGGCAGGAAAGAATATCGGGCTGATTGTGTCCAGTGCCAGCAGCGGCATCAGTGGTGTCGAAGCGGATGCCAAACGTCTTATCCCGGAGGGCAATTTCCTGACCCCGAGCCTTTGGATCCGTTCTTCCCAGACGTCCAATTGTCATGCGATGACCGCTGAATGGCTGAAAAATACAGGTTTGATTGAATAA
- a CDS encoding dihydrofolate reductase family protein yields MRPYVICHMVASIDGRIDCSMVDKISGEEYYTALEQLDCPSLLEGRVTMEHYNAAKEPFVPTEYEPVGQPSVYIAEESDAYMVSVDTLGHLRWNSNSIDDVPLVCIVSERVSKEYLEMLRKQGISWIAVGNENIDLDTAMNILYEQFHVKRLALLGGGHINGGFLQAGLIDEVSLLVAPGIDGRKNGTAVFDGIGGDDRLPVHLHLTSVERLENDVIWLRYRL; encoded by the coding sequence GTGAGACCCTATGTTATTTGCCACATGGTGGCTTCCATTGACGGCAGGATTGACTGTTCGATGGTAGACAAAATCAGCGGAGAAGAATATTATACCGCATTGGAACAACTGGATTGCCCGTCTTTGTTAGAAGGACGGGTAACCATGGAACATTATAACGCCGCCAAAGAACCGTTCGTCCCGACAGAGTATGAACCAGTTGGTCAACCCTCCGTATATATTGCAGAAGAATCGGATGCCTATATGGTATCTGTTGATACGTTAGGACATTTACGATGGAATTCAAACAGTATTGATGATGTACCGTTGGTTTGTATTGTCAGCGAAAGAGTTTCTAAGGAATATCTGGAGATGTTACGTAAACAGGGAATATCATGGATTGCCGTAGGAAATGAAAATATTGATTTGGATACGGCCATGAATATACTGTATGAACAATTTCATGTCAAGCGTTTAGCTCTATTGGGAGGAGGTCATATCAACGGAGGATTCTTGCAGGCCGGACTGATCGATGAGGTCAGTCTGCTGGTAGCACCCGGAATAGATGGCCGAAAAAACGGAACCGCCGTCTTTGATGGAATAGGAGGAGATGACCGCCTGCCGGTGCATCTTCACCTGACCAGTGTGGAAAGATTGGAGAATGATGTAATCTGGCTGCGCTACAGGCTATAA
- a CDS encoding DUF1893 domain-containing protein: MDDLIQLLHEGKHSLVVANGEVCTFNGRGVIDLYHLLQDDPGFLYEASIADKVVGKAAAALMALAKVKEVYADVISRPALDLLSKTDIKISYGVVAPHIINRTATGWCPLETRCFDCATPEECFHQIEAFYKQIND, encoded by the coding sequence ATGGATGATTTAATACAATTACTGCATGAAGGGAAGCATTCCCTGGTTGTTGCAAACGGCGAGGTTTGCACATTTAATGGTCGTGGAGTCATCGATCTGTATCATTTGTTGCAAGATGATCCGGGCTTCTTGTATGAAGCATCCATCGCGGATAAAGTTGTGGGTAAGGCTGCTGCGGCACTGATGGCTTTGGCAAAGGTCAAAGAGGTGTATGCGGATGTCATCAGTCGGCCTGCCCTTGACTTGCTTTCAAAAACCGATATAAAGATAAGTTATGGAGTTGTAGCCCCGCATATTATCAATCGGACTGCTACCGGATGGTGTCCGTTGGAAACCCGCTGCTTTGATTGTGCTACGCCTGAGGAGTGTTTTCACCAGATAGAGGCATTCTATAAACAAATAAATGATTAA
- a CDS encoding TonB-dependent receptor — protein sequence MAQEQKRDSLDTGKVYEIGEVVVTGTRNETDVRHLSQTVSVVNRSKIDQALQPSLLPVLTEQIPGLFVTSRGVMGYGVSGGAAGSISLRGLSGGTARLMVMIDGHPQYAGIFGHPIADAYQSFLAERVEVLRGPASVLYGSNAMGGVINIVTRKMQEDGVKTNLRAGYGSWNTLETELTNRIRKGRFSSVVSGSYNRTDGHRADMGFEQYGGYAKLGYEVTDNWNLRGDVNVTHFNASYPGPVDAPLLDGDQRIIRGMTSFAVENRYEKTSGAVSIFYNWGDHWINDGYTPSEGETPQDDRFLSHDDMMGVSLYQSARFFKGNRITVGFDWFRYGGRAWNEYVSGEQAGTTSDLVDKHEDELAGYIDFRQDIGSWLTFNVGLRADHHSRIGLEWVPQAGLAFHLPHAIELKASASKGFRYPILREMYMFPPQNPDLLPESMWNYELAFSQRLMEGRLTYGVNLFYIDGKNLIQTLPNPNGSGMLNQNSGEIENTGVEIQTAYRINRQWSVDGNYSFLHMENPVIAAPEHKLYAGANFSHGRWNVSTGIQYVEGLYTSVGENESKENFVLWNLRASFRACKWLDIWARGENLLAQEYEINDGYPMPRATVMAGFNLSF from the coding sequence ATGGCTCAGGAACAAAAACGGGACTCCCTTGATACAGGGAAGGTATATGAAATCGGAGAAGTTGTGGTTACCGGCACCCGTAATGAAACGGATGTCCGACATCTGTCCCAAACCGTGTCTGTAGTGAACCGCAGCAAAATAGACCAGGCCTTGCAACCCTCGCTACTGCCGGTGCTGACAGAACAGATTCCCGGCCTGTTCGTAACCTCACGCGGAGTGATGGGCTACGGTGTGTCGGGTGGCGCGGCAGGAAGTATTTCACTCCGTGGATTGAGTGGCGGAACAGCCCGGTTGATGGTAATGATTGACGGCCATCCCCAATATGCCGGCATTTTCGGCCATCCGATAGCCGATGCCTATCAGTCATTCCTTGCCGAGCGGGTGGAAGTTCTGCGGGGGCCGGCTTCGGTCCTCTACGGCTCGAACGCCATGGGCGGCGTCATCAACATCGTAACGCGTAAGATGCAGGAGGACGGCGTAAAGACGAACCTTCGCGCCGGGTACGGTTCCTGGAATACACTCGAAACGGAGCTGACCAACCGCATCCGGAAAGGGCGTTTTTCCAGCGTCGTTTCCGGTTCATATAACCGCACGGACGGCCACCGTGCCGACATGGGCTTCGAGCAGTACGGCGGCTATGCAAAACTGGGCTATGAAGTGACGGATAACTGGAATCTGCGGGGCGATGTGAATGTGACCCATTTCAACGCCTCCTATCCCGGCCCGGTTGATGCACCGCTGCTCGACGGCGACCAGCGCATCATACGAGGCATGACCTCGTTTGCCGTGGAGAACCGGTATGAAAAGACCTCGGGAGCCGTCAGCATCTTCTACAACTGGGGCGACCACTGGATCAACGACGGATATACCCCCTCCGAGGGTGAAACACCGCAGGATGACCGCTTCCTGTCGCATGACGACATGATGGGCGTGTCGCTCTACCAGAGTGCGCGGTTTTTCAAGGGCAACCGCATCACCGTGGGCTTCGACTGGTTCCGTTATGGAGGCCGTGCATGGAACGAATATGTGAGCGGGGAGCAGGCCGGTACGACTTCCGATCTGGTGGACAAGCACGAAGACGAGCTGGCCGGATATATTGACTTCCGCCAAGACATCGGTTCCTGGCTGACCTTCAACGTCGGGCTTCGTGCAGACCATCACTCCCGCATCGGATTGGAGTGGGTGCCGCAGGCCGGACTGGCCTTCCATCTCCCGCACGCCATCGAGCTGAAGGCCTCCGCCTCGAAAGGGTTCCGTTATCCGATTTTGCGCGAGATGTACATGTTCCCGCCGCAGAACCCCGATTTGCTGCCGGAGTCGATGTGGAACTACGAGCTGGCCTTTTCGCAGCGTCTGATGGAGGGGCGGCTGACCTACGGCGTGAACCTCTTCTACATAGACGGGAAGAATCTTATTCAAACCCTTCCGAATCCTAATGGCAGCGGTATGTTGAACCAGAATTCAGGAGAAATCGAAAATACCGGTGTGGAGATACAGACGGCTTACCGCATCAACCGTCAATGGTCGGTGGACGGGAACTACAGCTTCCTGCACATGGAAAATCCAGTTATTGCCGCTCCTGAACATAAACTGTACGCCGGAGCTAATTTCTCACATGGGCGATGGAATGTGTCTACCGGAATACAATACGTCGAAGGACTTTATACTTCGGTTGGCGAGAATGAGAGTAAAGAGAATTTCGTACTTTGGAATCTCCGTGCCTCTTTCCGCGCATGTAAATGGTTGGATATTTGGGCGCGTGGTGAGAACCTGCTGGCTCAGGAATATGAAATCAATGACGGCTATCCCATGCCGAGAGCAACGGTTATGGCCGGATTTAATTTAAGCTTTTGA